Part of the Candidatus Alcyoniella australis genome, AGCACGCGGTCGTAGTGTTTTAACGAGACCAGCCGCCCGATGTAGGTGCGCAACGTAGCGTGATAACGCTGCTGCAATCCGCGTTCGTCGTACAGCTCGAGCAGTTGCTTGTAGGTATTTAATTCTTGGTCGGTGTCATCGGCGGCGCGCGCCACCTCGATCTTGAGCTGCAGCATCTGCGGCAGCTCCGCGTGTTGGGGATTTTGCTCGACGAACTTCTCGAGCTGCGTAAGAGCGCGATTGTACAGACCCAGGTCGCGCAACACGACCACCGCATCGCGCGTGAGCTTCGATGCCTGCTGGGACTGCGGATCGCGCGCCAGCGCGCGTTCGATCAGCCCCAGGGCCAGCTCGCGATTGGACGCGGTGTCGCCCACGCTGCCAAAGGAACGCAACGCGCCGCGCACGTTCTGGCTGTTCAGCCCCAGGCTCAGCAGCCCGCCGCTGATCCCCGGCCGTGCGCTGATGAACGGCGCTGCGACCAACGCGCCCGCGCCGTTGCCCCCGGGCAGCGCCGCCGCACGGTTGGTCAGCACCAGCGAGTGCGCCAGCTGGGCCTCGGCGCTTTGCAACAGCTCGCCCTGGGCCGCCAGGGTCACGTTGTAGAAATAGAGCTGCGCGCGCTCGTGCAGCCCGGCGCGCGAGCACAGTCGCGCGAAGTCGAACAGCTCTTGAGCCTTGGGGGATGAGTCCTTGAGTCGCTGAGCCTGGTCCTGGACCAGCCGGTCCATGCCGCGCCACAATCCGCTGTACTCGCGCAGCAGCACCAGTTTCCACAGGGCCTGCAAATCGAAACGCCGGTCGAGCTGTTGCTCGAGCTCGCGGCGGTAGCCGTCCAGTTCGCCGTGCTCGGCCAACCAACGCAAGTAGCGCTCGAACAACGGCTCGCGCTCCGCGCTCAGCGGCGTGCCGGCCCGCTCAAAGGCCTCGCGCGCCTGCTGCAACTCGCCCAGGCTCTCATAGGCCCAGGCGCGGTACTCGAGCAGCTCGAGCTCGCTCTGCTCGAACCGATCGCCGTAGCGTCCCACCGCGCGCAGCATCTGGTACGGATCGTCCGCGTTGCGCAGCTCGTCCATATATTGGGAGAACAGCTCCCAGTCGTCGGGAAACACATCGAGCACCCGCAGCCGGTATGGCGTCAGGTCGCTTTCGAGCAGGCCGCGGCGCAGCTCGCCGATGATCTCGGCGTTGACCTGCAACACCTGCGTCTTGAGCTGCTCGCGTTCAAAATCGAGGGTCGCCTTGCCGTAGCGCTCGACCAGCAGTTCATACTGGCGGCCCAGGGCCTTGACGCGATCTTGAAGCAGCGCGCGTCGGCCAAAGTAGTCGGCAAGGGTGCGCCAGGCGTCCGGATCATCCTCGTGACGCTGGGCATAGTCGCGCATTACGCGATTGGCCTGCGGCTGCTCGCCGATCCGGCACAGGGACCCGGCCAGCAGCAGCATCTGCTCGGCGTCGGCCTTCCGCGGCTTGATGCGCGCTGCGATCTGCGCGGGCGTACGCCGCATGTAGACCGTGAGTCCGCCCAGGTTCAGCTCGCCGTAGAGCGGGTCGTCGCCGCCAAATTCTGCGTCGCTGATCTGCGGCGGCTGGATGCTCAGCTCGGCCAGCGGCGCGTTGTAGATCCCGCTGATTTTGAGGTTGTCGGGCACCGAGCTGATTCGCTGCGACGGGTTGATCCGCCCGTCGCCGAGCACGATCTGCTGCAAACGGCGTTTGTCGATATTCTCCGGCTGCACCAGCAGCGCAACGACCACCGCGGCCAGGCACAGCACGGCGACGATCAGCGAGAGCAGCGCCGAGGAACCGCGGAGCTTGGCGCTCATCAGCGCACCTCCAGCGTGGCTTGAATGCTTGTGGTGTTGTGGGCGAAGTCCTCGGCGAACAGCTCGAGAATCGCCGGGCCGCGCGGCGCGTCGGCCGGAATTTTGAGCGCGCCGATGCAGGCCAGCGCCTCGGAGTCCCACTCGAGCCGAACTGTCGGCGAGCCGGGAAAGCGCGCGGTGAGGCGTCGCGTATCGCGGTCCGCGCGTACTGCCAGCCGCACCAGTTCGCCGGGCCGCAGCGGTCCGGGATCGACCAATTCGATTTGCGGCGGTCGGCTGTCGATGACGAAGCTCTTGTCCTCCACGTACTGGTTGCCCTCGACGTCGCGCAAATACAACCGGCAGACGTAGCGGCCGTCGGTCATGGTCGCCGGCGCGAGGAAACGCGTCTGCCAAACTCCCGGCTCGACCTGGGCCATCAGCTTGACCAGGCCGAAGGGGAAGCTCGCCACCACCTCGACGATCGCCTCGTCGGTGTGCACGCGCAGCAGCGGATCGCCGGGCTTGATCACCCGCGGACGCAGCAGGCTGCGCGGCGCGGCGAGAAAGCTGGTGTAGGGCGTGATGAACGTAAACTGCTTGGACAGGTCGATCACCTCCTGCACCAGCGCCTCGTCCTCGCCGTCGAGGCGGATGCGCTCGAGCAGGTAATCGACCCGCGCCTTGGCCCACAACCGCCGGATCCCCGGATGGGACACGTCGTGCTCGGGCAGCTGGGCCTGGACCTCGACGTTGCGCTCGCGCCCCTCGAAACGGGCGTTGAGCGTAACTCGCGCCTTACCCGGTCGGCGGTAGCGGCCCACGAAGGTCACCAGCGAGCGGTCGAAAGCCTTGAGCGGGCCCTGGGGGTAGAGGTCGACCAGGTTATCCTCATCGTCCAGCTCGAGCACGATGTCGTTGATCACCGCCTCGTCGAGCTTCTGCGCCAGACGCTCGGCCTTGTAGGTCACGGTCTCGTTGTTCATCACCCAGGTAAACGCGCCGTCCGAGGCGCGCACCAAATTCTCCAGTAGCGCGCCGTTGGTGTCGTCGCCCACGCCCAAAGCAAAGGTGCGCACCCGGCCCGCGGCCAGGTTGTGCTCGTTGTACCAGTCGATCAGCTCCCGCGCCCGCAGCTCGCGCAACGTGGGTTGGCCGTCCGTGATCAGGATCAGCGCGTTGGGTTTTTGCGGATCGCGCAGCTCCAATCCGCGCTCCAGGGCGGCTCGCAGATCGGTTCCGCCGGCCATCGGCAGCGTGCGCACGAACTCCAGGGCGCGCGTTGCGGCATCGTCATCAGCGATCAGCGGTCCGGCCGACTCGTCAAACACGTATTGGCCGGAGTTGAAGCAAACCAATCTAAATGTATCCTCGGGGCGCAGCCGGGTCAGCAGCAGTTCGAGAATTTCCAGGGCGCGCTCGATCTTGTCCCACTGCATCGAGAGCGAGGTGTCGAACAACAGCACCACGTGGCGCGGTCCCGCGGCCGTGCCCGCTTCCTGCCGCTGCCCGCCGAAATCGAGGTAGGCCCGGGCGTAGAGGTAGCCGTACTCGTCGCGATAGTTCAGGCCGTTGACCGGGCTGACGTCGCGGTAGACCGATTCCACATCGCGGAACGCCAGCACGTCCAGGGCCGAACCCTGTGCGGCGAACCCGTACTGCAGCACCAGATCCTCGTTTAGATCGAAATCCTCGACCGCGATTCGCGCGCGATAGCGTCCGGGCTCGGCCGCGTCGACCTCGAGCGGGAAGCTTTGCGAACGCTGCTCGACCGCGGAGAGCGCAAGGTTGCTCTCGATGCTGATTTCCACGACCAGATCATCGACCGACTGCTCGCCATAGAGCGTGGGCTTGAACGGAAACAGCAGCGTGCTCACTCCGCCGTCAACCTCGATCAGCTGCGTGTACTCCAGCTCGATGCGCTTGGTGCCGTAGGCCGGGATCGGAAACACGCGGCAGGAAAACTCGTTGACCATCGAGGGATCGTCCATGCTCTCGAACAGTCCCGGGTCGCGTTGGCTATCGACGATCTGTTCGTAGATCCGTCGCGCACGCTGCTTCTCGAGGATCACGCCGGGGATGCGCACGCCGTCGTCCCAGATGGCAAAGGCGCTGATCGCCGCGTCCTGGGGGATGATGAAGCTGTACTGGCCCTCGAGGTTGCGCGCCGTGCCGTTGCGGAAAATCTGCAGCACCCAGACGTGCGCCAACTGGTTGTCCACGTCGATCCGCACTTCCATCCGCTCCAGGCGCAGCACCTGCGGGTCGTACGATTTGCCGTAGGGCGCGAGCACTCCGGCATCGGCCATCGCCGCGCAGGGCAGCAGCACGATCAGCGTCAGCAGTGCCAGGGCAATCCGCGCGCTCACTGCTCGAACTCCCGCTCCAAATCGCGCAAGGGCAGCAGCAGCAGCCCGGCGTCGGTTCCCAGCAGCAGCCGCTGGCCAAGGGGCAATACGGCGAACACGTTCGTCGATGGAAGTCCGTGGGTCAACGAGCGCCATCCACCGTTCTCCTTTCCGACCAGCAGGCCGCGATCGAGCGTGCCGGCCAGCAGCAGGCCGCCTGCCTGCGCCAAAGCGTTGAAGTTGATCTCGACGTCGGCGAACTCCTGGGCCAGAGGCGTGCAGCCCTGCTCGTCGTAAAGGCTCAGCCCGCCGCCGTAAGTCCCGACCAGCACGCCACGCTCCAGCGCCAGCAGGGAGGTGATCCAGGCCGCGCGCAGCCCGCCGTCCTCGCGGCGATAGGTGCGCTCAACGCGCATCCCGCGCACCTGGTTGAGCCCGCCCAGGGTCCCGACGAGCACTCCGCCGGCGTACGGCGCGAGGCTGTAGACGTGATTATTGCATAGCCCGTGGAAATGGTAGATCGAGCGGATGCTCCCTCCATCGAGCCTTGAAAGCCCCGCGGCCGTGGCGAAGTCGATGCTCGGCGCGCCTCCGTCCCGAGCGTTCGAGATCAGCACGTCGGCGACGTTATCATGGATAAGCCCCTGCTCCGAGGTCAATCGACGCACCACTTGGCCCTCGGCATCGAGCTGATACGCGCCGTCCGTGGCCGCGACCCAGCAGTACGAGCCCTCCGCCGCCACGGCAATCCGGTTGACGCCGTTGATCTGTTGCGGGCCAAAGGGGCTGAAGCTCGGCGCGCCCTCAACGCCGCCGAGGTCCAGCAGACTCACTCCGTGGTCGAACCCGCCGACCAGCACCCGGCCGCCGCCGAGCTGCGCCAGGGCGGTCACGTGGTTTTCCGCGGGCGCGCGCGCCTCGTCGACCAGGGCAAAGGGGCGCAGCCGACCCTCGGCGTCGAGCAAATGGATCCCGTTATCGCCGCCGATCAGCAGGCCGTGGACCCACGGCGTCAGGCAACGGATCGAACCCTCGATACGGCACAGCGGAAGCGGCTCGCCCACGCGGAACAGCTCGCCGGAAACCGTGGACGCGTAGATCCCGCCGTCCCAGAGCACAACGTCGGTGATGAAGCGCTCGCCGATTACCAACTGCGGCCCGTGATCGTCGATGCGCAACAGGCCGCGGGCCGTGGCCGCGTACAGCGCGTCCTCGTGCCGCACCAGGGCGTTGACCTCGTCGCCGCCGCGTCCCTGGCCGGTCTGGATCGTTTTCCATTCTCCGCGGACCAGCCCGAGCAGCCCCTCGCGGGCCGTGGCCAGCATGGTCGGCGATCCGCCCGGCAGCAGCGCGCGCGGAGCGGACGCCGCGGAATCAACGCGCAGCTCGACTCCCGCCGGGCTCCAGGCCAGCACCCGGCCGTCGCACGCGACCCACAGCATCTCGTCCGGCGCGCTCTGGTTCACGGCCAGGCACACTGCCCGGCCCAGGGCCGGATCGTCGAACAGCAGCCGATTGAGATCGCCGTGC contains:
- a CDS encoding VIT and VWA domain-containing protein codes for the protein MSARIALALLTLIVLLPCAAMADAGVLAPYGKSYDPQVLRLERMEVRIDVDNQLAHVWVLQIFRNGTARNLEGQYSFIIPQDAAISAFAIWDDGVRIPGVILEKQRARRIYEQIVDSQRDPGLFESMDDPSMVNEFSCRVFPIPAYGTKRIELEYTQLIEVDGGVSTLLFPFKPTLYGEQSVDDLVVEISIESNLALSAVEQRSQSFPLEVDAAEPGRYRARIAVEDFDLNEDLVLQYGFAAQGSALDVLAFRDVESVYRDVSPVNGLNYRDEYGYLYARAYLDFGGQRQEAGTAAGPRHVVLLFDTSLSMQWDKIERALEILELLLTRLRPEDTFRLVCFNSGQYVFDESAGPLIADDDAATRALEFVRTLPMAGGTDLRAALERGLELRDPQKPNALILITDGQPTLRELRARELIDWYNEHNLAAGRVRTFALGVGDDTNGALLENLVRASDGAFTWVMNNETVTYKAERLAQKLDEAVINDIVLELDDEDNLVDLYPQGPLKAFDRSLVTFVGRYRRPGKARVTLNARFEGRERNVEVQAQLPEHDVSHPGIRRLWAKARVDYLLERIRLDGEDEALVQEVIDLSKQFTFITPYTSFLAAPRSLLRPRVIKPGDPLLRVHTDEAIVEVVASFPFGLVKLMAQVEPGVWQTRFLAPATMTDGRYVCRLYLRDVEGNQYVEDKSFVIDSRPPQIELVDPGPLRPGELVRLAVRADRDTRRLTARFPGSPTVRLEWDSEALACIGALKIPADAPRGPAILELFAEDFAHNTTSIQATLEVR